A genomic region of Candidatus Pseudomonas phytovorans contains the following coding sequences:
- a CDS encoding D-2-hydroxyacid dehydrogenase codes for MRVLIAEQDHARYAGLLSEAAPDLDIFTSADSAELARQAQQCPVWLGQPDLLATLLRQGHKPAWMQSTWAGITPLLADGLPRDYRLTRAVGIFGQVMAEYMLTYMLGHEREVLSRLVSQVERRWDDRPGRTLEGRKVLIVGTGDIGQRVAEFLQPFGVVLYGVASSAREQAPFVEVAALADLPRMVGQADYVLNLLPDTPATHDLYDAALFKCFQPTTLFINAGRGVAVVDADLVEALKEGHLAGAVIDVCRQEPLPRQHPFWTAWGLLLTGHSSAPTSPVAMVRLFVENVRAYEAGQGLRGEVDFAKGY; via the coding sequence ATGCGTGTACTGATTGCTGAGCAGGACCATGCTCGTTACGCCGGGCTTCTAAGCGAAGCCGCGCCAGACCTGGATATCTTCACCAGCGCCGACTCCGCCGAACTGGCCCGGCAGGCGCAGCAGTGCCCGGTGTGGCTGGGCCAGCCGGACCTGCTGGCGACCTTGCTGCGCCAGGGCCACAAGCCGGCCTGGATGCAGTCGACGTGGGCCGGTATCACGCCGTTGCTGGCCGATGGCCTGCCGCGTGACTATCGCCTGACCCGTGCGGTGGGCATCTTCGGCCAGGTGATGGCCGAATACATGCTGACCTACATGCTTGGCCATGAACGCGAGGTGCTGTCGCGCCTGGTCAGCCAGGTTGAGCGGCGCTGGGATGACCGCCCGGGGCGCACGCTGGAGGGGCGCAAGGTGCTGATTGTCGGCACCGGCGACATTGGCCAGCGGGTGGCCGAGTTCCTGCAACCGTTTGGTGTGGTGCTTTACGGTGTAGCCAGTAGCGCCCGGGAGCAGGCACCGTTTGTCGAGGTGGCGGCCCTGGCCGACCTGCCGCGCATGGTTGGCCAGGCCGACTACGTGCTCAACCTGCTGCCGGATACCCCGGCCACGCATGATCTGTATGACGCTGCGCTGTTCAAATGCTTCCAGCCGACCACGCTGTTCATCAATGCCGGGCGTGGCGTGGCGGTGGTCGATGCTGATCTGGTCGAGGCCCTGAAGGAAGGGCATCTGGCGGGGGCGGTGATCGATGTCTGCCGGCAGGAGCCGCTGCCCAGGCAGCATCCGTTCTGGACTGCATGGGGATTGCTGCTGACCGGGCACAGTTCCGCGCCCACCTCGCCGGTGGCGATGGTGCGGTTGTTTGTCGAGAATGTGCGGGCTTATGAAGCAGGGCAGGGGTTGCGGGGTGAAGTGGATTTTGCGAAGGGCTACTGA
- a CDS encoding YcgL domain-containing protein: MKRICSIYKSPRKNEMYLYVLKADGLERVPEGLLPAFGTPMHAFDLVLSPERKLAREDITKVLENLDNQGYHLQMPPLEDEYIEHLPEELLRRNDPV, encoded by the coding sequence ATGAAACGCATTTGCTCGATCTACAAGAGCCCCCGCAAGAACGAAATGTACCTGTACGTGCTCAAGGCTGACGGCCTGGAGCGCGTGCCCGAAGGCCTGCTGCCAGCGTTTGGCACCCCCATGCATGCCTTCGATCTGGTACTGAGCCCCGAGCGCAAGCTGGCCCGCGAGGACATCACCAAGGTACTGGAGAACCTCGACAACCAAGGCTACCACCTGCAGATGCCGCCGCTGGAAGATGAGTACATCGAGCACCTGCCCGAAGAGCTGCTGCGCCGTAACGACCCGGTCTGA
- a CDS encoding nitroreductase family protein, which translates to MSANPRIADYAINEQFINRWSPRAFTAEPISEETLLSFLEAARWAPSAYNSQPWRFLYARRDTPNWERFLSLLVPFNRSWAQQASALVLVISKTTFAAPGATEEKPALWHTFDTGSAWGHLALQASISGWHTHGMAGFDQDLARQELKIPEGYVLHAMVAIGKLGDKASLDEALQSREVPSPRKPLSELAAEGDFSL; encoded by the coding sequence ATGAGCGCCAACCCCCGCATTGCCGATTACGCCATCAACGAACAGTTCATCAACCGCTGGTCGCCACGCGCCTTCACTGCCGAGCCGATCAGCGAAGAGACCCTGCTGAGCTTCCTGGAAGCCGCACGCTGGGCACCGTCGGCGTACAACTCGCAGCCTTGGCGCTTCCTGTATGCCCGGCGTGACACGCCAAACTGGGAGCGTTTCCTGAGCTTGCTGGTGCCCTTCAACCGCAGCTGGGCGCAACAGGCATCGGCGCTGGTGCTGGTGATTTCCAAGACCACCTTCGCCGCCCCGGGCGCCACCGAAGAAAAACCGGCACTGTGGCACACCTTCGACACCGGCTCCGCCTGGGGCCACCTGGCGCTGCAAGCCAGCATCAGCGGCTGGCATACCCATGGCATGGCCGGTTTCGACCAGGACCTGGCGCGTCAGGAACTGAAGATTCCGGAGGGCTATGTGCTGCATGCCATGGTGGCCATCGGCAAGCTGGGTGACAAGGCCAGCCTGGATGAAGCGCTGCAATCGCGTGAAGTACCGAGCCCGCGCAAGCCATTGAGCGAACTGGCTGCCGAGGGTGATTTCAGCCTGTAA
- the gabP gene encoding GABA permease, translated as MTMTSASGAGNQLAQGFKQRHVTMLSIAGVIGAGLFIGSGHAIAAAGPSAIVAYALAGALVVLVMRMLGEMAVASPDTGSFSTYADRAIGRWAGFTIGWLYWWFWVLVIPIEAIAAGVVLNNWFPHIDAWFFALSMTVLLTATNLFSVAKYGEFEFWFAMLKVIAIVAFIALGAAALAGVLPGREVSGLPLLLTQEGGFMPNGWTAIIGALLTTMFSYLGTEAVTIAASESKDPARNIAKATRSVIWRISVFYLLSIFVIISVVPWNDPLLPVQGSYQRALEIMHIPYAKLLVDMVVLVAVASCLNSSIYISSRMLYSLSKRGDAPGFIQRTSKVGVPRAAVIGSTLIGMLATIVNYFAPAEVFAFLLASSGSIALLVYLAIAFSQLRMRAILQRQNVEIAFKMWLYPWLTYAVIGFIIFALGTMFVMPKHRMEVSLTFALALVILVLGVVTSRRHARQEALATA; from the coding sequence ATGACAATGACAAGCGCGAGTGGCGCCGGCAATCAGCTGGCGCAAGGCTTCAAGCAACGCCATGTGACCATGCTCTCCATCGCCGGGGTGATCGGTGCCGGGTTGTTCATCGGCTCCGGGCACGCCATCGCGGCGGCCGGCCCTTCGGCCATCGTCGCTTACGCCCTGGCCGGTGCGCTGGTGGTACTGGTGATGCGTATGCTCGGGGAAATGGCCGTCGCCAGCCCCGATACCGGTTCGTTCTCCACTTACGCCGACCGCGCCATCGGCCGCTGGGCCGGTTTTACCATCGGTTGGTTGTACTGGTGGTTCTGGGTGCTGGTAATTCCCATCGAAGCCATCGCCGCGGGCGTGGTCCTCAACAACTGGTTCCCGCACATTGATGCCTGGTTCTTCGCGCTGAGCATGACTGTGCTGTTGACCGCGACCAACCTGTTCAGCGTGGCCAAATATGGCGAGTTCGAGTTCTGGTTCGCCATGCTCAAGGTCATCGCCATCGTTGCCTTCATCGCCCTGGGTGCGGCAGCGCTGGCCGGCGTATTGCCTGGTCGTGAAGTCAGTGGCCTGCCGCTGCTGCTGACGCAAGAGGGTGGCTTCATGCCCAATGGCTGGACAGCGATCATTGGCGCCTTGCTGACCACCATGTTCAGCTACCTGGGCACGGAAGCTGTGACCATTGCCGCCTCTGAATCGAAAGACCCGGCGCGCAACATCGCCAAGGCCACGCGTTCGGTAATCTGGCGTATCAGTGTGTTCTACCTGCTGTCGATCTTCGTGATCATCTCGGTGGTGCCGTGGAACGACCCGCTGCTGCCGGTGCAGGGCTCCTATCAGCGGGCGCTGGAAATCATGCACATTCCCTACGCCAAGCTGCTGGTTGACATGGTGGTGCTGGTGGCAGTGGCCAGTTGCCTGAACTCGTCCATCTATATTTCCTCACGCATGCTCTACTCGCTGAGCAAGCGTGGCGATGCGCCGGGCTTCATCCAGCGCACCTCGAAGGTGGGCGTGCCGCGTGCGGCGGTGATTGGCAGTACGCTGATCGGCATGCTGGCGACCATCGTCAACTACTTTGCCCCGGCCGAGGTGTTTGCCTTCCTGCTGGCCAGCTCCGGGTCGATTGCCTTGCTGGTGTACCTGGCGATTGCCTTCTCGCAACTGCGCATGCGCGCCATTCTGCAACGGCAGAACGTCGAGATTGCCTTCAAGATGTGGCTGTACCCGTGGCTGACCTATGCCGTGATCGGCTTCATCATCTTTGCCCTGGGCACCATGTTCGTCATGCCCAAGCACCGCATGGAAGTGTCGCTGACCTTTGCCTTGGCGTTGGTCATCCTGGTGTTGGGGGTGGTTACCAGCAGACGGCATGCTCGACAGGAGGCGCTGGCGACTGCTTGA
- a CDS encoding YcgN family cysteine cluster protein, with product MIAENAPFWRRKTLEQLSPQEWESLCDGCGLCCLQKLEDEDDNSVYYTRIACKLLDLDTCQCSDYPNRFAHVPDCIQLTPGKADQFTWLPSTCGYRLVSEGKDLPAWHHLVCGDRQQVHEQRISQSGRMLREQDVHEDDWEDHLIFRAS from the coding sequence ATGATCGCTGAAAACGCGCCGTTCTGGCGGCGCAAGACCCTCGAACAACTCAGCCCGCAAGAGTGGGAGTCGCTGTGCGACGGCTGCGGCCTGTGCTGCCTGCAAAAGCTTGAGGACGAGGACGACAACAGCGTTTATTACACGCGCATCGCCTGCAAGCTGCTGGACCTGGATACCTGCCAGTGCAGCGACTACCCAAACCGCTTTGCCCACGTGCCGGACTGCATCCAGCTTACCCCGGGCAAGGCTGACCAGTTCACGTGGCTGCCGAGTACCTGCGGCTACCGCCTGGTCAGCGAGGGCAAGGACCTGCCGGCCTGGCATCATCTGGTCTGCGGCGATCGCCAGCAGGTCCATGAACAGCGCATTTCCCAGTCGGGGCGTATGCTCAGGGAGCAGGATGTGCACGAAGACGACTGGGAAGACCACCTGATCTTCCGCGCCAGCTGA